One Paenibacillus sp. FSL W8-0186 genomic window carries:
- a CDS encoding galactokinase family protein, translating to MQNAEQTMEKLQSSKGKALLSKMYGEGQLADQIARYRSLVQTYKEHFGDGELALFSAPGRCEIGGNHTDHNHGKVLAGSINLDTIAAAVKVDEPVITFISEGYEGKFEVDLTQQEPVADEASTLSLVRGIVAGFQEMGCEVGGFKAYISTTVIPASGLSSSASFEMLIGSILNTFYNESKLDAVALSKIGKYAENKYWNKPSGLLDQMACAYGGLITIDFADPEQPVVQPVNYDFQNSGYSLVIVNTGGNHADLTEDYAAVPNEMRAVAKALGTEVCRDLAPEDIYRNLNSLREQCGDRAVLRALHFFAENDRVDAQVEALQAGQLDRFLELITDSGNSSWKWLQNCYQETDVRHQGITVALALTESYLKLIGKGACRVHGGGFAGVILAILPNEEAAKYAEFINDTIGTSTFIINVREQGAICLDLEG from the coding sequence ATGCAAAACGCAGAGCAAACGATGGAGAAATTGCAGAGCAGCAAGGGGAAAGCATTACTGTCCAAAATGTACGGCGAAGGACAGCTAGCAGATCAGATTGCCCGTTACCGCTCTTTGGTGCAAACCTATAAGGAGCATTTCGGAGACGGGGAGCTGGCTTTGTTCAGCGCGCCCGGCCGCTGCGAAATTGGCGGGAATCATACGGATCATAACCATGGAAAGGTGCTGGCAGGCAGCATTAATCTCGATACGATTGCCGCTGCCGTGAAGGTGGACGAGCCGGTTATTACGTTCATTTCGGAAGGTTATGAAGGGAAGTTCGAAGTTGATTTGACGCAGCAGGAACCGGTTGCGGACGAGGCCTCAACCTTGTCGCTGGTTCGCGGTATCGTAGCGGGCTTCCAAGAGATGGGCTGTGAGGTCGGCGGATTTAAAGCCTATATTTCGACAACGGTCATTCCCGCGTCCGGCCTAAGCTCCTCGGCTTCGTTCGAGATGCTGATCGGCAGCATTCTGAATACGTTCTATAATGAATCCAAATTGGATGCCGTGGCTTTGTCCAAAATCGGCAAATACGCCGAGAACAAGTACTGGAATAAGCCGTCCGGCCTGCTGGATCAAATGGCCTGCGCGTACGGCGGTTTAATCACGATCGATTTCGCCGATCCTGAGCAGCCTGTCGTTCAGCCTGTAAACTATGATTTCCAAAACAGCGGCTACTCTCTGGTTATCGTCAATACCGGCGGCAACCATGCTGACTTGACAGAAGATTACGCCGCGGTGCCAAATGAGATGCGGGCCGTAGCCAAGGCGCTAGGCACCGAGGTCTGCCGGGATTTGGCACCGGAGGATATTTACCGCAATCTGAATTCCCTCCGCGAACAATGCGGGGATCGGGCGGTGCTGCGGGCGCTGCACTTTTTTGCGGAGAATGATCGGGTAGATGCCCAGGTAGAAGCCTTGCAGGCCGGACAATTGGACAGATTTCTGGAGCTGATCACGGACTCAGGGAACTCCTCCTGGAAATGGCTGCAGAACTGCTACCAGGAGACAGACGTTCGCCATCAAGGGATTACGGTTGCGCTGGCGCTGACGGAATCATATTTGAAATTGATCGGCAAAGGAGCCTGCCGGGTCCATGGCGGCGGGTTCGCCGGAGTGATCCTGGCGATTCTTCCAAATGAAGAGGCGGCCAAGTACGCCGAGTTCATCAATGACACGATCGGCACCTCGACATTCATTATCAATGTCCGGGAGCAAGGGGCCATTTGTCTGGACTTGGAAGGTTAG
- a CDS encoding beta-galactosidase — MPYSIQANLKPKKITPSTLRLGGRNPAGDEISFTNYYMELNGKPYFAICGEFHYSRYPEADWEAEINKMKASGINILATYIFWNHHEEIEGLYDWRGNRNLRKFIELCQRSGLYVILRIGPFCHGEVRNGGLPDWLFGRAFDVRSNDEDYLHYVRRLYAEIGREASGLMFKDGGPVVGIQLENELNAAAALWEMTAKQGDEYLSGGSRGSGGVRHMRHLKELAIEAGLEAPVYTSTGWGGAPVLEDEVLPLYGGYAYTPWSISAQNPLQQPTREYIFDSYHDDRVAGDFAPPYPKEKYPFACCEIGGGMQTWYLSRFQVEPESVSAMSLMKIAGGCNFIGYYMFHGGTNPVGQSGYLNESTTPRITYDFQAPIGEFGQIRESNHRLRLLHYFLRAFGDRLAPMSTVLPEGAAGIEPDNTETLRYAVRTDGSSGFVFVNNYQDHVEMKEHRGVQFDIQLGEGSIRLPQNNTLTIRKNASFMLPFQFDLSGLLLRYATAQPVTVTGYGKLSTYFFAMPEGIDGEFMLAADGITSAETDAGTVRREKDGSYCIIVPHYAPAMIRIYRTDGSETRIYAMSSKEASMLWEVETEMGGVEDASVSALASTAGRGRRRILFSDTPLAGTAYGLEFFSYGANEFSFREYTDERNKQEWQADGEGCRIAAERDGWFENCHIQMPAKPITMEVKRIHDHKVLISLDQRILEDAQDVLLKIDYTGNVGYAFSEGRLFHDHFYNGAPWEIGLSRFQEAIEGREIVLETTPLRKGVMNAAQDAAMAVEQLFEGEQTAEFHEVSAEVVYHVAVTSRIREL; from the coding sequence ATGCCATATTCCATTCAAGCCAATCTTAAGCCCAAAAAAATAACCCCTTCCACCTTGAGGCTGGGCGGACGAAATCCGGCTGGAGACGAAATCAGCTTTACGAACTACTATATGGAGCTCAACGGAAAGCCGTATTTTGCCATCTGCGGTGAATTTCACTATTCCCGCTACCCGGAGGCGGATTGGGAAGCAGAAATCAACAAGATGAAAGCATCGGGCATCAACATTCTTGCGACTTATATTTTCTGGAATCATCATGAGGAAATCGAAGGGCTATACGACTGGCGGGGGAACCGCAATTTGCGGAAGTTCATTGAGCTGTGCCAGCGCAGCGGCCTATACGTCATTTTGCGCATCGGGCCGTTCTGTCATGGGGAGGTTCGCAATGGCGGATTGCCGGACTGGCTGTTTGGCCGGGCGTTCGATGTCCGTTCGAATGATGAGGATTATCTGCATTATGTCCGGCGCTTATACGCGGAGATCGGCCGTGAGGCGTCCGGGCTTATGTTCAAGGACGGCGGACCCGTCGTTGGCATTCAGCTGGAGAACGAACTTAACGCCGCCGCGGCGTTATGGGAGATGACGGCAAAGCAGGGAGACGAGTATTTGAGCGGAGGCAGCAGGGGAAGCGGAGGGGTGAGGCATATGCGGCACCTGAAAGAGCTGGCGATCGAAGCCGGGCTTGAAGCGCCGGTTTATACGAGCACAGGCTGGGGCGGTGCTCCGGTGCTGGAGGATGAGGTGCTGCCGCTTTATGGAGGCTATGCCTATACGCCTTGGAGCATCAGCGCGCAAAATCCGCTGCAGCAGCCGACGCGCGAGTATATTTTCGACAGCTATCATGACGATCGGGTAGCCGGAGATTTTGCACCGCCGTACCCGAAGGAGAAATATCCGTTCGCCTGCTGCGAAATAGGCGGGGGCATGCAGACCTGGTATTTGTCCCGCTTTCAGGTGGAGCCGGAGAGCGTGTCGGCCATGAGCCTGATGAAAATTGCGGGCGGCTGCAACTTTATCGGGTATTACATGTTTCATGGCGGAACAAATCCCGTGGGACAGAGCGGTTATTTGAACGAGAGCACGACTCCGCGGATTACTTATGACTTCCAGGCCCCGATCGGGGAATTCGGTCAAATCCGGGAATCGAACCATCGGCTTCGCCTGCTGCATTATTTCCTGAGAGCCTTCGGGGATCGACTGGCACCAATGTCGACGGTTTTGCCGGAAGGGGCGGCCGGGATTGAGCCGGACAATACAGAGACGCTTCGGTATGCCGTGCGTACCGATGGAAGCTCGGGATTTGTTTTCGTGAACAACTACCAGGATCATGTCGAAATGAAGGAGCATCGGGGCGTTCAATTTGACATTCAACTGGGGGAAGGCAGCATCCGCTTGCCGCAGAATAATACGTTGACGATTCGCAAAAACGCTTCGTTCATGCTGCCGTTCCAGTTCGACTTATCCGGCTTGCTATTGCGTTATGCCACGGCACAGCCTGTAACGGTGACGGGTTACGGGAAGCTTAGCACTTACTTCTTCGCTATGCCGGAAGGCATCGACGGAGAATTCATGCTGGCGGCGGACGGGATAACGAGTGCCGAGACGGATGCAGGAACGGTTCGGCGGGAAAAAGACGGAAGCTATTGTATCATCGTGCCTCATTACGCACCGGCAATGATTCGTATTTACCGCACGGACGGCAGCGAGACCCGCATTTATGCGATGTCATCCAAGGAAGCTTCTATGCTGTGGGAAGTGGAAACGGAAATGGGAGGAGTCGAAGATGCATCGGTCTCAGCCTTAGCCTCGACAGCAGGTAGAGGCAGAAGACGCATTCTGTTCTCGGATACCCCGCTTGCCGGAACTGCGTACGGATTAGAGTTTTTCAGTTATGGTGCGAATGAATTTTCATTCCGGGAATATACGGATGAAAGGAACAAGCAGGAATGGCAGGCCGATGGAGAGGGCTGCCGGATTGCGGCCGAGCGGGATGGCTGGTTTGAAAACTGTCATATACAGATGCCGGCCAAACCCATTACAATGGAAGTGAAGCGCATTCATGATCATAAGGTGCTGATTTCTCTAGACCAGCGCATTCTGGAGGATGCCCAGGATGTTCTTCTTAAGATCGATTATACGGGGAATGTCGGCTATGCCTTTTCGGAGGGCAGGCTGTTCCACGACCATTTCTATAATGGCGCCCCATGGGAGATTGGCTTGTCGCGATTTCAGGAAGCCATTGAAGGCAGGGAAATTGTACTGGAAACGACGCCGCTGCGCAAAGGTGTCATGAATGCGGCACAAGACGCTGCCATGGCGGTGGAGCAGTTGTTCGAGGGAGAGCAGACGGCGGAATTTCACGAGGTATCGGCTGAGGTCGTGTACCACGTTGCGGTAACTAGCAGAATTAGAGAGTTGTAA
- a CDS encoding beta-galactosidase codes for MTKKFPPISDRLPVLMHGADYNPDQWLHDPKVLEEDIRMMKLANCNVMALGMFSWAALEPEEGVFTFEWLDRVLDSFAANGIYAWLSTPSGARPAWMSAKYTEVLRVEKNRVRNLHGMRHNHCYTSPVYREKTAIINGKLAERYGNHPAVIGWHISNELGGDCHCDYCQEAFRAWLKEKYGTLEKLNFAWWTSFWAHTYTDWSQIESPAPHGENMVHGQNLDWRRFVTDQMTDFCNHEIQSVKKANPALPATTNMHMTEGLDYRKLAKILDVISWDVYPTWHDYKNDIELGASISFWHDLYRSLQQKPFLLMESTPSLTNWQPVSKLKQPGMHKLSSLQAVAHGSDSVQYFQWRKSRGSSEKFHGAVVDHVGHEHTRVFKDVADLGRTLADISEIAGTPTPAKTAILFDWDNRWAVQDAQGPRNSGIHYEETVIAHHRAIWEQGVPTDIIGSEDDFSGYKLIVAPMLYLCREETGRKLEKFVEHGGTLVTTYWSGIVDEHDLCHLGGFPGPLRKTLGIWAEEIEGLYDHDRNGVAMAEGNELGFTGSFESHEICELIHTEGAEVLGTYTDSFYAGRPALTVNRFGQGRAYHMATRLKDDFLGEFYKQIVDVAGVERVIHTDLPAGVTAQVRTDGESDYVFVMNFSGQEQHVQLDDRQYVNMETGEALSGKLILPVHGVVVLKRPA; via the coding sequence ATGACGAAGAAATTTCCACCGATCAGCGACAGGCTTCCCGTATTGATGCACGGAGCGGATTATAACCCGGACCAATGGCTGCATGATCCAAAGGTGCTGGAAGAGGATATCCGCATGATGAAGCTCGCCAACTGCAATGTAATGGCGCTTGGCATGTTTTCCTGGGCTGCTCTTGAACCTGAAGAAGGGGTATTTACGTTTGAATGGCTGGACCGGGTACTCGATTCGTTCGCGGCGAACGGCATTTATGCCTGGCTGTCCACGCCAAGCGGCGCACGCCCGGCCTGGATGTCGGCGAAATATACCGAAGTGCTGCGGGTGGAGAAGAACCGCGTCCGCAATTTGCATGGCATGAGACATAACCATTGCTACACCTCCCCGGTTTACCGGGAGAAGACAGCGATCATTAACGGCAAGCTGGCGGAGCGCTACGGAAACCATCCTGCCGTCATCGGCTGGCATATTTCGAACGAGCTGGGCGGAGACTGCCATTGCGACTATTGTCAGGAGGCGTTCCGGGCATGGCTGAAGGAGAAATACGGCACGCTGGAGAAGCTTAATTTTGCCTGGTGGACATCCTTCTGGGCCCATACGTACACCGATTGGAGTCAGATCGAGTCACCTGCTCCTCACGGGGAAAATATGGTTCACGGACAGAACCTGGACTGGCGCCGTTTCGTGACCGATCAAATGACGGATTTCTGCAATCATGAGATCCAGTCCGTGAAGAAGGCGAATCCTGCCTTGCCGGCGACGACGAACATGCATATGACGGAAGGGCTGGACTACCGGAAACTGGCTAAAATTCTTGACGTCATTTCCTGGGATGTGTATCCGACCTGGCATGATTATAAAAATGACATTGAGCTGGGCGCTTCGATTTCTTTCTGGCATGATCTGTATCGTTCGCTGCAGCAGAAGCCATTCCTGCTGATGGAGAGTACGCCGAGCCTGACAAACTGGCAGCCGGTCAGCAAGCTGAAGCAGCCGGGTATGCATAAGCTGTCCTCCCTGCAGGCGGTCGCTCACGGCTCGGATTCCGTGCAATATTTCCAGTGGCGCAAGAGCAGAGGCTCCAGCGAGAAGTTCCACGGTGCAGTCGTAGATCATGTGGGACATGAACATACGAGAGTGTTTAAGGACGTCGCAGATTTAGGTCGTACGCTTGCCGATATTTCGGAGATTGCGGGCACGCCGACTCCGGCGAAGACAGCGATTCTTTTCGATTGGGATAATCGCTGGGCCGTACAGGATGCGCAAGGACCGCGCAATTCAGGCATCCATTACGAGGAGACGGTTATCGCGCATCACCGGGCGATTTGGGAGCAGGGCGTACCGACGGATATTATCGGCTCGGAGGATGACTTTAGCGGATATAAGCTGATCGTTGCTCCGATGCTGTACCTATGCCGGGAGGAGACGGGCCGTAAGCTGGAGAAGTTCGTGGAGCATGGCGGAACTCTGGTTACGACCTACTGGTCCGGTATCGTCGATGAGCATGATCTGTGTCATCTTGGCGGCTTCCCGGGGCCGCTGCGCAAGACGCTTGGCATCTGGGCGGAGGAAATTGAAGGATTGTACGATCATGACCGGAACGGCGTAGCGATGGCCGAGGGCAATGAGCTGGGTTTCACGGGCAGCTTCGAGTCCCATGAAATTTGCGAGCTGATTCATACAGAAGGCGCTGAGGTACTGGGAACCTATACGGACAGCTTCTATGCGGGCCGACCGGCACTTACGGTGAACCGCTTCGGGCAAGGCCGCGCTTACCATATGGCGACGCGCCTGAAGGACGATTTCCTGGGCGAGTTCTACAAGCAGATCGTTGATGTCGCAGGCGTTGAACGGGTTATTCATACTGATCTGCCTGCCGGCGTGACCGCTCAGGTCCGGACGGATGGGGAATCCGATTATGTGTTCGTGATGAACTTCAGCGGACAGGAGCAGCATGTACAGCTGGATGATCGTCAATATGTGAATATGGAAACAGGCGAAGCGTTAAGCGGAAAACTCATCTTGCCTGTTCACGGAGTAGTCGTATTGAAACGTCCGGCTTAA
- a CDS encoding AraC family transcriptional regulator: MMPFLLAEFTNLEQILPLYVYCVGSHEQKHLERPDGYPAHQLFLSRSGQGIFRIPGRADILLTPGTALLLPANLPHAYFPYESTENWDLGFVAFDGHAAKPLLEQMHELMLSALQVPNFELLWSQLESLWHLISLNGEQSYWEASKRIYGMTISLLEGQTSDKKSLKGVTASSSPQPALQAAVKLIHDHYNEKLLLTNVARAAGYSPQHFHRLFVTSYGMTPQQYILQLRMRRATQLLQENPDITVESVAEKLGMETSYFIRMFKRTYGLTPKKYKDKS; encoded by the coding sequence ATGATGCCTTTCCTGCTTGCGGAATTCACCAATTTGGAGCAAATACTCCCGCTGTACGTTTATTGCGTCGGCAGCCATGAACAGAAGCACCTCGAGCGGCCCGATGGCTACCCTGCCCATCAGCTGTTCCTGTCCCGCAGCGGTCAAGGGATCTTCCGCATCCCAGGCCGTGCCGATATTTTGTTGACTCCCGGTACCGCGCTGCTTCTGCCAGCCAATCTCCCGCACGCTTATTTCCCTTACGAATCTACGGAAAATTGGGATTTGGGCTTCGTCGCTTTCGACGGCCATGCGGCCAAGCCGCTGCTGGAGCAAATGCACGAATTGATGCTGTCGGCCCTGCAGGTGCCCAACTTCGAGCTGCTCTGGAGCCAGCTTGAGTCGCTATGGCACCTCATCAGCCTGAACGGGGAGCAATCGTACTGGGAAGCCTCCAAACGCATTTACGGCATGACCATCTCATTGCTTGAAGGGCAGACCAGTGACAAAAAATCGTTGAAGGGCGTTACTGCTTCCAGCAGCCCGCAGCCTGCTCTGCAAGCCGCAGTAAAGCTCATCCACGACCACTACAACGAAAAGCTGCTGCTGACGAACGTAGCCAGGGCCGCTGGCTATTCCCCCCAGCACTTTCACCGTTTGTTTGTGACCAGCTACGGCATGACGCCCCAGCAGTACATTTTGCAGCTGCGGATGCGCCGGGCGACCCAGCTCCTTCAAGAGAACCCCGACATAACAGTGGAGAGCGTGGCCGAGAAGCTCGGCATGGAAACGAGCTATTTTATCCGCATGTTCAAACGTACCTACGGCCTGACACCCAAAAAATACAAAGACAAATCGTAA
- a CDS encoding ABC transporter substrate-binding protein: protein MKQTKKTVTLLLTVFLVLATLLSACGGGKNAAENGGSANAGQGNSGANSTESTDTIDISKEVKLKMLLVGGKPVDYEEVFGELNKLLKEKINATVEAEFLDWSDWTQKYPLKFAANEDFDIAYTANWAFYNDQAIRGGFLELTEEMLAKYTPKTWEALPAAAWDQAKVSGKVYMVPQNSNEVVDKVVLIREDLRKKYNLEPVNSPETYAAYLKTIAANEKGMNAFGAKPGDGWKWHELDEVLLEQQNNWKVVDPNVPFAFKMDDPSGKVFNVYDTPEFTELLKYYKDLVDNGVWSKNVISYKNDVWQDMKAGKFASRAQNLGTLAFNVAEQRRDKPEYEMAVVDLTPDKMKSAAVSTQNGMAIHATSKNPERALMLIDLLQNDKEIHDLTMYGIVGKHYEPVGDDQFTPGPSSTNYTGFSNWGWNSLLNRTDTTYPKEADEMLNQWQEHVYHYPLETFVFDDSKVKNEVSNLGNVMLRYAIPLEYGLIQDIEKGQADLIKQLQAAGIDKVGAEMQSQVDAFLAAQK from the coding sequence ATGAAACAGACTAAAAAGACGGTAACACTTCTGCTGACGGTTTTTCTGGTGCTGGCAACGCTGTTAAGCGCTTGCGGCGGAGGGAAGAATGCGGCAGAGAATGGCGGGTCCGCGAACGCAGGACAAGGAAATAGCGGAGCAAACAGCACAGAATCTACAGATACGATCGATATATCCAAGGAAGTCAAACTGAAAATGCTTCTAGTCGGCGGCAAGCCGGTGGACTACGAAGAGGTTTTTGGCGAGCTGAACAAGCTGTTGAAGGAGAAAATCAACGCTACGGTAGAAGCGGAATTCCTCGACTGGTCCGACTGGACGCAGAAATATCCGCTGAAGTTCGCAGCGAACGAGGACTTCGACATCGCTTATACGGCAAACTGGGCATTTTACAATGATCAGGCGATCCGCGGCGGCTTCCTAGAGCTGACGGAGGAAATGCTTGCGAAATACACGCCGAAAACGTGGGAGGCGCTGCCAGCGGCTGCGTGGGATCAGGCAAAGGTATCCGGCAAAGTATACATGGTACCGCAAAACAGTAACGAGGTTGTAGACAAAGTGGTATTGATCCGCGAGGATCTGCGCAAGAAATATAATCTTGAGCCGGTAAACAGCCCGGAGACGTATGCCGCATATCTTAAAACGATTGCAGCCAACGAAAAAGGAATGAATGCATTCGGTGCCAAACCGGGCGACGGCTGGAAATGGCATGAGCTTGACGAGGTGCTGCTGGAGCAGCAAAACAACTGGAAGGTTGTTGATCCGAACGTGCCGTTTGCATTCAAAATGGACGATCCGTCCGGAAAGGTGTTTAACGTTTATGATACGCCTGAATTTACGGAGCTGTTGAAATATTATAAAGATCTCGTGGATAACGGAGTATGGTCGAAAAACGTCATCAGCTATAAAAATGACGTATGGCAGGACATGAAGGCCGGCAAGTTTGCATCCCGTGCGCAGAACCTGGGTACGCTTGCGTTCAACGTGGCAGAACAGCGCCGGGATAAGCCGGAATATGAGATGGCGGTCGTCGACTTGACACCGGACAAGATGAAATCCGCGGCGGTCTCGACTCAGAACGGCATGGCGATTCATGCTACCTCCAAAAACCCGGAGCGTGCGCTGATGCTGATCGATTTGCTGCAAAATGACAAGGAAATTCACGATTTAACGATGTACGGCATTGTCGGCAAGCACTATGAGCCAGTGGGCGATGACCAATTTACGCCGGGTCCGAGCTCTACGAACTACACCGGCTTCTCGAACTGGGGATGGAACTCCCTGCTGAACCGTACGGATACGACGTATCCGAAGGAAGCTGACGAAATGCTCAATCAGTGGCAGGAGCATGTATACCATTACCCTCTCGAAACTTTCGTGTTTGATGACAGCAAGGTGAAGAACGAAGTATCGAACCTGGGGAACGTGATGCTGCGCTATGCGATTCCATTGGAATACGGCCTAATCCAGGATATCGAAAAAGGCCAAGCCGATCTGATCAAGCAGCTGCAGGCGGCAGGCATCGATAAAGTAGGCGCTGAGATGCAAAGCCAAGTTGATGCATTCCTGGCAGCGCAGAAATAA
- a CDS encoding carbohydrate ABC transporter permease, which produces MSATTANPGRFDPEIRAGKGKGKSSDRLLLAIIGYTLLTILALFCIFPFILIISSSFTEESSIIEHGFTIIPTQFSLEAYSILFKYPADMLKAYGVTISVTLIGTAVGLFLTSMTAYVLSRKDFKWRNHFSFFFFFTTLFSGGLVPWYLMIVNYLQLKDTLVVLIVPMLMNVFYIIVMKSFMSSIPEAITESAKIDGASDFLIFLKLIIPLSKPALATIGLFIALAYWNDWYHALLFISKSDLMPLQYYLYRLLGNMDGMRKAMMESGAAINLEIPTESLKMAMTIVATGPILIAYPFIQRFFVQGLTIGAVKG; this is translated from the coding sequence ATGAGTGCGACAACAGCAAATCCCGGCCGTTTCGATCCGGAAATCCGTGCCGGGAAAGGCAAGGGGAAATCTTCGGACCGTCTGCTGCTCGCGATTATCGGATATACGTTACTCACTATTTTAGCGCTATTTTGTATCTTTCCGTTCATACTGATTATCTCTTCCTCGTTCACTGAGGAAAGCTCGATTATCGAGCATGGGTTCACAATCATCCCGACCCAATTTTCCTTGGAAGCCTACAGCATATTGTTCAAGTATCCTGCGGATATGCTCAAAGCTTACGGGGTTACGATCAGCGTGACTTTGATCGGAACGGCTGTCGGATTATTCCTGACTTCGATGACAGCTTATGTGCTGTCCAGAAAAGATTTCAAATGGCGCAACCACTTTTCCTTCTTCTTCTTTTTTACGACCTTATTCAGCGGCGGGCTTGTTCCGTGGTATTTGATGATCGTCAACTACCTGCAGCTGAAGGACACATTGGTCGTGCTGATTGTGCCGATGCTCATGAACGTGTTCTATATTATCGTCATGAAGTCATTCATGAGCAGTATTCCAGAGGCGATCACAGAATCGGCAAAAATCGACGGGGCCAGCGATTTCCTGATTTTCCTGAAGCTCATTATTCCGCTGTCCAAGCCGGCGCTGGCAACGATCGGCCTGTTTATCGCCCTGGCTTACTGGAACGACTGGTATCATGCCCTGCTCTTTATTTCAAAATCCGATCTAATGCCGCTTCAGTACTATCTTTATAGGCTGTTAGGCAATATGGACGGCATGCGGAAGGCGATGATGGAATCGGGGGCGGCAATCAATCTTGAAATCCCGACAGAGAGCTTAAAGATGGCAATGACCATCGTTGCGACCGGTCCAATTCTGATCGCTTACCCGTTCATTCAACGCTTCTTCGTGCAAGGGCTGACGATCGGGGCCGTTAAAGGGTGA
- a CDS encoding ABC transporter permease subunit, protein MKNQGFFSDLKKYRALLLMLTPAVLFFLLFAYVPMAGIVLAFKQFNYQGGIFGSPWNGLENFRFFMESGDAWRVTRNTALYNIAFIIVNNLLQIVTAILLFEVAGKWFRKVTQTVLFLPYFISWVVVGAIAYNLFNYDVGTLNVMLRSIGLGPIDIYNTAAYWPLILIVVSAWKALGYGSIMYLAAITSIDTEMYEAAEIDGANIFQRILKITVPNLMPTVIILFLLAIGNIFRGDFGMFYNMVGNNGLLFSSTDVIDTYVFRSLTTSNEIGMSAAAGFYQSILGFATILLANYAVRKYDKDRALF, encoded by the coding sequence ATGAAAAATCAGGGCTTTTTCAGCGATCTAAAGAAATACAGAGCATTGCTGCTGATGCTCACCCCCGCTGTATTGTTTTTCCTGCTGTTTGCCTATGTACCTATGGCCGGCATCGTTCTTGCCTTTAAGCAGTTCAACTATCAAGGGGGCATATTCGGAAGCCCATGGAACGGATTGGAGAACTTTCGATTTTTCATGGAATCGGGCGACGCTTGGCGTGTAACCCGCAATACGGCACTATATAATATTGCGTTCATCATCGTCAATAATCTACTGCAAATAGTTACGGCAATCCTGCTGTTTGAGGTAGCCGGTAAATGGTTCCGTAAGGTAACCCAGACGGTGCTGTTCCTGCCGTACTTCATTTCCTGGGTCGTGGTTGGGGCTATCGCTTACAACTTGTTTAACTACGACGTCGGTACACTGAACGTAATGCTAAGATCAATTGGTCTCGGGCCTATCGACATTTATAACACAGCTGCTTATTGGCCGCTGATTCTTATCGTAGTGTCAGCATGGAAGGCACTGGGCTACGGCTCCATTATGTATCTGGCGGCGATTACGAGCATCGATACGGAAATGTACGAGGCGGCGGAAATTGACGGGGCGAATATTTTTCAGCGAATTTTGAAAATAACCGTACCGAATCTCATGCCTACCGTCATTATCTTGTTCCTGCTGGCCATCGGCAATATTTTCCGCGGAGACTTCGGCATGTTCTACAATATGGTCGGCAATAACGGACTGCTCTTCTCGTCCACGGACGTCATCGACACCTATGTGTTCCGTTCGTTAACGACATCCAATGAAATCGGCATGTCTGCGGCGGCAGGGTTCTACCAATCCATCCTGGGATTCGCGACGATTCTGCTGGCCAACTATGCGGTGCGCAAATACGACAAGGATCGCGCCTTGTTCTAA